One region of Halococcus salifodinae DSM 8989 genomic DNA includes:
- a CDS encoding archaemetzincin family Zn-dependent metalloprotease encodes MHVDIVPVGDVPASITRAASAGLRSVYDCDATLHDARSLPADAYDEGRGQYRAEAFIELAGRVGAAEKNIALTTQDLFYRRRNYVFGLAYLSGNGSVVSTYRLQTPADGGRSERTEDDVFSERVRKEVVHEIGHTLGLEHCDDDRCVMNFSPTVREVDVKRQHLCGDCQQVVD; translated from the coding sequence ATGCACGTCGACATCGTGCCGGTCGGCGACGTCCCCGCGTCGATCACGCGGGCAGCCTCGGCCGGGCTCCGATCGGTCTACGACTGCGACGCCACGCTCCACGACGCCCGTTCGCTCCCGGCTGACGCCTACGACGAGGGCCGCGGGCAGTACCGTGCCGAGGCGTTCATCGAACTCGCGGGTCGGGTCGGCGCGGCCGAGAAGAACATCGCTCTCACCACCCAGGATCTCTTCTACCGCCGGCGCAACTACGTGTTCGGGCTCGCCTACCTCTCGGGCAACGGCAGCGTGGTCTCGACCTACCGGCTCCAGACACCCGCCGACGGCGGCCGCTCCGAACGCACCGAGGACGATGTCTTCTCAGAGCGCGTCCGCAAAGAGGTCGTCCACGAGATCGGCCACACGCTCGGCCTCGAACACTGCGACGACGACCGATGCGTGATGAACTTCTCGCCGACGGTACGCGAGGTCGACGTCAAACGACAGCACCTCTGTGGCGACTGCCAGCAGGTCGTCGACTGA
- a CDS encoding tryptophanase, with protein MRAYKAKAVERIELPDREARERHLREAGYNAFELDADAVFVDLLTDSGTGAMSDEQWAALHRGDESYAGSESFQHLESAVEDVMGFSRIVPAHQGRGAENVLYGALLAEGDYVPNNTHFDTTRAHIANAGGEPVDCPIESESGDAFQGNLDVDAVRELASEVGAERIPAVVVTITNNSLAGQPVSIENLRAARTVANDLDARLIVDACRFAENAYFVTQREAEFEDESVADVAREQLAVADAIVVSGKKDGLANVGGFVGVRADDDELYEQARQRGILYEGFSTYGGMAGRDLEAMAVGLREAVEKPYVESRVEQVAELGELLQEVGVPIRTPTGGHAVYVDAGAFLPEIPREEFPGQALVCALYREGGVRGVELGELAFPGTERDQLVRLCLPRRTYFRDHLEHVAETFAAVAERRDELSGYEIVDEPEMKELRHFSAELRPIE; from the coding sequence ATGCGAGCGTACAAAGCGAAGGCGGTCGAGCGCATCGAACTCCCCGATCGCGAGGCGCGCGAGCGCCACCTCCGTGAGGCGGGCTACAACGCCTTCGAACTCGACGCCGATGCGGTGTTCGTCGATCTCCTGACAGACAGCGGGACCGGGGCGATGAGCGACGAGCAGTGGGCGGCGCTACACCGCGGCGACGAATCGTACGCCGGCAGCGAGAGTTTCCAGCACCTCGAATCCGCGGTCGAAGACGTGATGGGCTTTTCGCGCATCGTCCCTGCCCACCAGGGCCGCGGCGCGGAGAACGTCCTCTATGGCGCGCTGCTTGCGGAGGGCGATTACGTCCCGAACAACACCCACTTCGACACGACCCGAGCGCACATCGCGAACGCGGGTGGCGAGCCCGTCGACTGCCCGATCGAGAGCGAGTCGGGGGACGCATTCCAGGGAAACCTCGATGTCGATGCGGTTCGGGAGCTCGCGAGCGAGGTCGGCGCAGAGCGGATCCCCGCCGTCGTCGTCACGATCACGAACAATTCGCTGGCCGGACAGCCCGTCAGCATCGAGAACCTCCGTGCGGCGCGCACCGTCGCGAACGACCTCGACGCACGGCTCATCGTCGACGCCTGCCGGTTCGCCGAGAACGCCTACTTCGTCACGCAGCGTGAGGCCGAGTTCGAGGACGAAAGCGTCGCCGACGTGGCCCGCGAGCAGCTCGCGGTCGCCGACGCGATCGTGGTGAGTGGGAAGAAGGACGGCCTCGCCAACGTTGGCGGGTTCGTCGGCGTGCGCGCGGACGACGACGAACTGTACGAACAGGCCCGACAGCGTGGAATTCTCTACGAGGGCTTTTCGACCTACGGCGGGATGGCGGGCCGCGATCTCGAAGCGATGGCGGTCGGGCTGCGCGAAGCGGTCGAGAAGCCCTACGTCGAATCGCGCGTCGAGCAGGTCGCCGAACTCGGTGAGTTGCTTCAGGAGGTCGGCGTGCCGATCCGCACGCCGACCGGCGGTCACGCGGTCTACGTCGACGCTGGCGCATTCCTGCCTGAAATTCCCCGCGAGGAGTTCCCGGGCCAGGCGCTCGTCTGCGCGCTCTACCGCGAGGGCGGCGTTCGCGGGGTCGAACTCGGCGAGCTCGCCTTCCCCGGAACCGAACGAGACCAGCTCGTCCGGCTCTGCCTTCCCCGCCGGACGTACTTCCGGGACCACCTCGAACACGTCGCCGAGACGTTCGCGGCGGTCGCGGAGCGCCGCGATGAGCTCTCGGGGTACGAGATCGTCGACGAACCCGAAATGAAGGAACTGCGCCACTTCAGCGCCGAACTTCGACCGATCGAGTGA
- a CDS encoding UPF0146 family protein encodes MNPLTRALAARLAEFDRLVEVGVGTRTGLAGALADTGATVTATDIRSCSVPDGVAFVRDDVTDPTLETYADADAIYARNLPPELHRPARDLAREVDVSFLFTTLGGEFPTVPTATETLPGGTLFRATERGPVGSRRGENVRAPDRRGARGDAGRRRGERA; translated from the coding sequence GTGAACCCCCTCACTCGCGCCCTCGCCGCGCGCCTCGCGGAGTTCGATCGGCTCGTCGAGGTCGGCGTCGGCACGCGAACCGGACTCGCCGGTGCGCTCGCCGACACGGGCGCGACCGTGACGGCGACTGATATCCGTTCGTGTTCGGTACCTGACGGCGTCGCGTTCGTCCGCGACGACGTGACTGACCCCACCCTCGAAACCTACGCCGACGCCGACGCGATCTACGCGCGCAACCTCCCGCCCGAACTCCACCGGCCGGCGCGCGATCTCGCACGAGAGGTCGATGTCTCGTTTCTGTTCACTACGCTCGGCGGCGAGTTCCCGACCGTGCCGACCGCGACCGAAACCCTCCCCGGCGGCACGCTGTTCCGGGCGACCGAGCGCGGCCCTGTCGGGAGCAGACGAGGCGAGAACGTACGGGCTCCCGACCGACGGGGCGCACGCGGCGACGCGGGGCGACGACGGGGCGAGCGCGCATGA